In a single window of the Agromyces sp. H17E-10 genome:
- a CDS encoding 1,4-dihydroxy-2-naphthoyl-CoA synthase, producing MSAEVSELFDPSQWADASGGVGHGASFTDITYHHSLDGRIARIAFDRPEVRNAFRPHTVDELYRALEDARTNPRIGVVLLTGNGPSAKDGGWAFCSGGDQRIRGRDGYKYSDAETAIVDGAGGTADPHGHAAVGRLHILEVQRLIRFMPKVVIAVVPGWAAGGGHSLHVVCDLTIASREHGRFKQTDADVGSFDAGYGSAYFARQIGQKFAREVFFLAEEYSADRAYEMGAVNRVVPHAELEREAIAMARTILTKSPTAIRMLKFAFNAVDDGMVGQQVFAGEATRLAYGTDEAVEGRDAFLEKRDPDWGPYPWHF from the coding sequence ATGAGCGCCGAGGTCTCCGAACTGTTCGATCCGAGCCAGTGGGCGGATGCCTCGGGCGGCGTCGGCCACGGAGCATCCTTCACCGACATCACCTACCACCACTCGCTCGACGGGCGCATCGCCCGCATCGCGTTCGACCGGCCCGAGGTGCGCAACGCGTTCCGGCCGCACACGGTCGACGAGCTCTACCGCGCCCTCGAGGACGCGCGCACGAACCCGCGCATCGGCGTCGTGCTGCTGACCGGCAACGGACCGAGCGCGAAGGACGGCGGCTGGGCGTTCTGCTCGGGCGGCGACCAGCGCATCCGCGGGCGCGACGGGTACAAGTACTCCGACGCCGAGACCGCGATCGTCGACGGTGCGGGCGGCACGGCCGACCCGCACGGGCACGCCGCGGTCGGACGCCTGCACATCCTCGAGGTGCAGCGGCTCATCCGCTTCATGCCGAAGGTCGTCATCGCGGTCGTGCCCGGATGGGCGGCCGGCGGCGGCCACTCGCTGCACGTGGTCTGCGACCTGACGATCGCCTCGCGCGAACACGGACGCTTCAAGCAGACCGACGCCGACGTCGGTTCCTTCGATGCCGGTTACGGCTCGGCCTACTTCGCCCGCCAGATCGGGCAGAAGTTCGCGCGCGAGGTGTTCTTCCTCGCCGAGGAGTACTCGGCCGATCGCGCCTACGAGATGGGCGCCGTCAACCGGGTGGTGCCGCACGCCGAGCTCGAGCGCGAGGCGATCGCGATGGCGCGCACGATCCTCACGAAGTCGCCGACCGCGATCCGCATGCTGAAGTTCGCGTTCAACGCGGTCGACGACGGCATGGTCGGGCAGCAGGTCTTCGCCGGCGAGGCGACCCGCCTCGCCTACGGAACCGACGAAGCCGTCGAGGGCCGCGACGCCTTCCTCGAGAAGCGCGACCCCGACTGGGGGCCCTACCCGTGGCACTTCTAG
- a CDS encoding MFS transporter produces the protein MATTPRRGLAIGILLFASFMDLLDVTIVQVALPSIGTDLEASDSQLEWIVSGYMLAFAVALITGGRLGDLFGRRRVFLIGIGGFTLASAAASFAWSGDVLVATRILQGLFAALMVPQLLASVQALFSPRERAPMYGLIGGVSGLAAVAGPVLGGWLIDADLWGLGWRTVFLINIPVGIVIFVLAALFVPETRSSRPMRLDLVGVVLLSAVVLAFMVPLVEGQSLGWPAWLWIPVAAGVVLLGLFVAVERRRMRRDGSALLPMPLFADRGFSAGIVTQATFQGALNAFTLPFIIYLQVGLGFDALTAGLNLLAFSLGAMVGTGIVIPLVGRVGKYLVTLGAVALGAGVLWTFAVVADTGAAFTGWAAVWPMLIAGVGLALLVIPLVDVALATVPVADAGAASGTYSTFQQLGAAAGVAISTTVFFTVVGDDWSREHVLTALQASVWVAVAGFAIAAVSSLLLPGRAAVQAHLDEEKRLAEADVEAEATAAVSV, from the coding sequence ATGGCCACCACACCTCGCCGAGGACTCGCCATCGGCATCCTGCTGTTCGCCTCGTTCATGGACCTGCTCGACGTCACCATCGTGCAGGTCGCCCTGCCGTCGATCGGCACCGACCTCGAGGCATCCGACTCGCAGCTCGAATGGATCGTGAGCGGCTACATGCTCGCCTTCGCGGTCGCGCTCATCACCGGCGGTCGCCTCGGCGACCTGTTCGGCCGACGCCGCGTGTTCCTCATCGGCATCGGCGGGTTCACGCTCGCCTCCGCCGCCGCGTCGTTCGCATGGTCGGGCGATGTGCTCGTCGCCACCCGCATCCTGCAGGGCCTGTTCGCCGCCCTCATGGTGCCGCAGCTGCTCGCGTCGGTGCAGGCGCTCTTCTCGCCGCGCGAGCGGGCGCCCATGTACGGGCTCATCGGCGGTGTCAGCGGACTCGCCGCGGTCGCGGGGCCGGTGCTCGGGGGCTGGCTCATCGACGCCGACCTGTGGGGGCTCGGCTGGCGAACGGTGTTCCTCATCAACATCCCCGTCGGCATCGTCATCTTCGTGCTCGCCGCCCTGTTCGTGCCCGAGACGCGCTCGTCGCGGCCGATGCGGCTCGACCTCGTCGGCGTCGTGCTGCTCAGCGCAGTCGTACTCGCGTTCATGGTGCCGCTCGTCGAGGGGCAGTCGCTCGGCTGGCCGGCCTGGCTGTGGATCCCCGTCGCTGCGGGCGTCGTGCTGCTCGGCCTGTTCGTCGCCGTCGAGCGCCGGCGCATGCGCCGCGACGGCTCGGCGCTCCTGCCGATGCCGCTGTTCGCCGACCGCGGCTTCTCGGCCGGCATCGTCACGCAGGCGACCTTCCAGGGCGCGCTCAACGCGTTCACGCTGCCGTTCATCATCTACCTGCAGGTCGGACTCGGCTTCGACGCGCTCACTGCGGGGCTCAACCTGCTCGCGTTCAGCCTCGGTGCCATGGTCGGCACGGGCATCGTCATCCCGCTCGTCGGTCGCGTCGGCAAATACCTGGTGACCCTCGGCGCCGTGGCGCTCGGCGCGGGCGTGCTGTGGACGTTCGCGGTCGTCGCCGACACGGGTGCCGCGTTCACCGGGTGGGCGGCCGTCTGGCCGATGCTCATCGCCGGCGTGGGGCTCGCGCTGCTCGTGATCCCGCTCGTCGACGTCGCCCTCGCGACGGTGCCGGTCGCCGACGCCGGTGCCGCGTCGGGCACGTACAGCACGTTCCAGCAGCTCGGGGCCGCGGCGGGCGTCGCGATCTCGACGACCGTGTTCTTCACCGTCGTCGGTGACGACTGGAGCCGCGAACACGTGCTCACCGCGCTGCAGGCGTCGGTGTGGGTCGCCGTCGCGGGCTTCGCGATCGCGGCCGTCTCGAGCCTGCTGCTGCCGGGGCGCGCCGCGGTGCAGGCGCACCTCGACGAGGAGAAGCGCCTCGCCGAGGCCGACGTCGAGGCCGAAGCGACAGCGGCCGTGTCGGTCTGA
- a CDS encoding 1,4-dihydroxy-2-naphthoate polyprenyltransferase: MTPADQPAKRPRTHSRSGDPAKAAGRPDTSKPVGPATAADWISGARLRTLPLAVAPVALGTGAGVLAIAEGSWHPARALLALVVALALQIGVNYANDYSDGVRGTDDHRVGPARLTGSGAAKPKHVLAVALAFFGIAALAGLALVVVTQQWWLLAVGAVAIVAAWFYTGGKHPYGYYGLGELFVFVFFGLVATAGSAYVQALTVNLEAWLGGVGAGLLACAVLMANNLRDVAQDKLARKRTLAVLVGERAGRVLFVVFALVPFVIAAFLALFYPTAWLVQFALLAALPACLIVLTAKTPRELITALQLTSLTALLYGVGLGLGLVF, translated from the coding sequence ATGACCCCCGCCGACCAGCCTGCGAAGCGCCCGCGCACGCACAGCCGGTCGGGAGACCCCGCGAAGGCCGCTGGACGCCCCGACACGTCGAAGCCCGTCGGTCCCGCGACGGCCGCCGACTGGATCTCGGGCGCCCGCCTCCGCACGTTGCCCCTCGCCGTGGCACCCGTCGCGCTCGGCACGGGCGCCGGAGTGCTCGCGATCGCCGAGGGCTCGTGGCATCCGGCTCGCGCCCTGCTCGCCCTCGTCGTCGCGCTCGCGCTGCAGATCGGCGTGAACTACGCGAACGACTACTCCGACGGCGTGCGCGGCACCGACGACCACCGGGTCGGGCCCGCGCGACTCACCGGCTCGGGTGCGGCGAAGCCGAAGCACGTGCTCGCCGTCGCGCTCGCGTTCTTCGGCATCGCGGCCCTCGCGGGCCTCGCGCTCGTCGTCGTGACGCAGCAGTGGTGGTTGCTCGCCGTCGGCGCGGTCGCGATCGTCGCCGCGTGGTTCTACACGGGTGGCAAGCATCCGTACGGGTACTACGGGCTCGGCGAGCTCTTCGTCTTCGTCTTCTTCGGGCTCGTCGCGACGGCCGGCTCGGCCTACGTGCAGGCGCTCACGGTCAACCTCGAGGCGTGGCTCGGCGGCGTGGGCGCGGGACTGCTCGCGTGCGCCGTGCTGATGGCGAACAACCTGCGGGACGTCGCGCAGGACAAGCTCGCCCGCAAGCGCACCCTCGCGGTGCTCGTCGGCGAACGTGCCGGCCGGGTGCTCTTCGTCGTGTTCGCGCTCGTGCCGTTCGTGATCGCGGCGTTCCTCGCGCTGTTCTACCCGACGGCGTGGCTCGTGCAGTTCGCCCTGCTCGCGGCGCTGCCCGCGTGCCTCATCGTGCTCACCGCGAAGACGCCGCGCGAGCTCATCACCGCCCTGCAGCTCACGAGCCTGACCGCGCTGCTCTACGGCGTCGGACTGGGCCTCGGCCTCGTCTTCTGA
- the menD gene encoding 2-succinyl-5-enolpyruvyl-6-hydroxy-3-cyclohexene-1-carboxylic-acid synthase has product MPEGTPAPATAFSVALFDALIARGVTDVVIAPGSRSQALALVAAELERQGRIRLHVRIDERGAGFLAIGLAVETGRPVAVVTTSGTAVANLHPAVLEAHHSGVPLVLLTSDRPAELRGIRSNQTTMQPGIFAGAVRLERDVSAPEGAPGEGDAAVRLAREAIAAALGRDLEGGVIAHPGPGPVHVNLQLREPLSSAWSGSRADDVGGLRSDEGASRNPSEGLDTLRYSTTGPAASTGALIARGPRTVVVAGAGAGPEAEAFARAGDWPLIAEVTSGAHFGPNLVVAYRELLREPGFGDEVRRVVVFGHPTLSREVPALVQRDDVESIVVAPSGVEWYNPGHRVRRFERAVHADAAPPSPEERAWVRRWVHASRILVDAGLPTAPPPVSPGIDETGHVHDFEAHREFMRAQLDGVRAPITRRMLVDAVWAVTWPHDRLVFGASRLIRDADRAVPGRRIVAHANRGLAGIDGTVATALGIAIASQADASGERPAQEDASRNPGFETLAALAPQPADALAAILAEAEEVERAIAASRGSEADSSTTRALIGDLTLLHDVGSMLLGAGETRPRLLVIVGNDGGGTIFDSLEVAGTAPADAFDRVQYTPQQVDLAALATAYGWTYVRATTRGELDEALASRVEGPTILEVPLPR; this is encoded by the coding sequence ATGCCTGAGGGCACCCCCGCCCCGGCCACCGCCTTCTCGGTCGCGCTGTTCGACGCGCTCATCGCGCGCGGCGTGACCGACGTCGTCATCGCCCCCGGATCGCGTTCGCAGGCCCTCGCCCTCGTCGCGGCGGAGCTCGAACGTCAGGGCCGCATCCGCCTGCACGTGCGCATCGACGAGCGCGGCGCCGGGTTCCTCGCGATCGGCCTCGCCGTCGAGACGGGCCGCCCGGTGGCCGTCGTCACGACCTCGGGCACGGCGGTCGCGAACCTGCACCCCGCGGTGCTCGAGGCGCACCACTCGGGGGTTCCGCTCGTGCTGCTCACCTCCGACCGGCCGGCGGAGCTCCGCGGCATCCGATCGAACCAGACGACCATGCAGCCCGGCATCTTCGCCGGCGCCGTGCGGCTCGAACGCGACGTGTCCGCGCCCGAGGGCGCACCCGGCGAGGGGGATGCCGCGGTGCGACTCGCCCGCGAGGCGATCGCCGCGGCCCTCGGCCGCGACCTCGAGGGCGGCGTCATCGCGCACCCCGGGCCGGGGCCCGTGCACGTCAACCTGCAGCTGCGCGAGCCGCTGTCGTCGGCGTGGAGCGGGTCGAGGGCCGACGACGTCGGTGGGTTGAGGAGCGACGAAGGAGCGTCTCGAAACCCGTCCGAAGGTCTCGATACGCTTCGCTACTCGACCACCGGACCCGCCGCCTCCACGGGCGCCCTCATCGCGCGCGGCCCGCGAACGGTCGTCGTCGCCGGCGCCGGTGCCGGCCCCGAGGCCGAGGCGTTCGCCCGGGCGGGCGACTGGCCGCTCATCGCCGAGGTCACGAGCGGCGCGCACTTCGGCCCGAACCTCGTCGTCGCGTACCGCGAGCTGTTGCGCGAGCCGGGTTTCGGCGACGAGGTGCGCCGGGTCGTGGTGTTCGGGCATCCGACGCTGTCGCGGGAGGTGCCGGCGCTCGTGCAGCGCGACGACGTCGAGTCGATCGTCGTGGCGCCCTCGGGGGTCGAGTGGTACAACCCCGGCCATCGGGTGCGTCGCTTCGAGCGCGCCGTGCACGCCGACGCGGCACCGCCGAGCCCCGAGGAGCGTGCGTGGGTGCGCCGGTGGGTGCACGCGAGTCGCATCCTCGTCGACGCAGGGCTGCCGACCGCGCCCCCGCCGGTCTCGCCCGGGATCGACGAGACGGGCCACGTGCACGACTTCGAGGCGCACCGCGAGTTCATGCGCGCCCAGCTCGACGGCGTGCGCGCACCGATCACCCGTCGCATGCTCGTCGACGCCGTCTGGGCGGTGACCTGGCCGCACGATCGGCTCGTGTTCGGGGCATCCCGGCTCATACGCGACGCCGACCGGGCCGTGCCCGGGCGCCGCATCGTCGCCCACGCGAACCGGGGGCTCGCCGGCATCGACGGAACCGTCGCCACCGCGCTCGGCATCGCGATCGCCAGCCAGGCGGATGCCTCGGGGGAGCGCCCGGCGCAGGAGGACGCGTCTCGAAACCCGGGTTTCGAGACGCTCGCTGCGCTCGCTCCTCAACCCGCTGACGCCCTCGCCGCAATCCTCGCCGAGGCGGAGGAGGTCGAGCGTGCGATCGCCGCCTCGCGGGGGAGCGAAGCCGACTCGAGCACGACCCGCGCCCTCATCGGCGACCTGACCCTGCTGCACGACGTCGGCTCGATGCTGCTCGGTGCCGGCGAGACCCGGCCGCGGCTGCTCGTGATCGTCGGCAACGACGGCGGCGGCACGATCTTCGACTCCCTCGAGGTCGCGGGCACGGCGCCCGCCGACGCGTTCGACCGGGTGCAGTACACACCGCAGCAGGTCGACCTCGCGGCACTCGCGACCGCCTACGGCTGGACGTACGTGCGCGCGACGACCCGTGGCGAGCTCGACGAGGCGCTCGCGTCGCGGGTCGAGGGGCCGACGATCCTCGAGGTGCCGCTGCCGCGGTGA
- a CDS encoding MFS transporter, whose protein sequence is MASPITASTPAVATPPRTRLPYNGLLALASIVFVGVVTEIMPAGLLPQMSADLGVSEAQIGWLVAAYAVTTAVTAIPLTALTRAIPRKRLLLSLVVGFALVSGVTAIAGDYTTILVARTVGGMLAGLLWAIAAGYAMRMVEPEHSGRALSIAMVGTPLAFAFGLPIATTLGAALGWRAAFAVLAGLALVLAVWAAFALPAFAGERAGSRPGLRTVLRLPGLVAVLATTAVFVLAHNVAYTYIAPLTVPAGLDGHLDVVLLVFGVFAVAGVLVSGALVDRHLRTMVLIAAAALGAAMIMIGCLAAEPVAVYAAVALWGVAYGGAPTLLQSAPARIAGSAADVAQSMVVATWNGSIAVGAFIGGLVLEAAGVASLPWVALGLVALAALIASTSRAAFAPLR, encoded by the coding sequence ATGGCTTCTCCGATCACCGCATCAACGCCCGCCGTCGCGACACCGCCGCGCACACGACTTCCCTACAACGGGCTGCTCGCGCTCGCCTCGATCGTCTTCGTCGGCGTCGTCACCGAGATCATGCCGGCCGGGCTGCTGCCGCAGATGAGCGCCGACCTCGGTGTTTCCGAGGCGCAGATCGGCTGGCTCGTAGCGGCGTACGCCGTGACCACCGCGGTGACCGCGATCCCGCTCACCGCGCTCACCCGGGCCATCCCGCGGAAGCGCCTGCTGCTCTCGCTCGTCGTCGGCTTCGCACTGGTGAGCGGCGTCACCGCGATCGCCGGCGACTACACGACGATCCTCGTCGCGCGCACGGTCGGCGGCATGCTCGCGGGCCTCCTCTGGGCGATCGCGGCGGGCTACGCCATGCGCATGGTCGAGCCCGAGCACTCGGGCCGCGCCCTCTCGATCGCGATGGTCGGCACGCCGCTCGCGTTCGCCTTCGGACTGCCGATCGCGACGACGCTCGGCGCCGCCCTCGGCTGGCGCGCGGCGTTCGCGGTGCTGGCTGGCCTCGCGCTCGTGCTCGCCGTGTGGGCCGCGTTCGCCCTGCCCGCCTTCGCCGGCGAGCGCGCCGGATCGCGACCCGGCCTCCGCACCGTGCTGCGCCTGCCGGGACTCGTCGCCGTGCTCGCGACGACCGCCGTGTTCGTGCTCGCGCACAACGTCGCCTACACCTACATCGCCCCGCTCACCGTGCCGGCCGGACTCGACGGGCACCTCGACGTGGTGCTGCTCGTGTTCGGCGTCTTCGCCGTCGCCGGGGTGCTCGTCTCGGGGGCGCTCGTCGACCGGCACCTGCGCACGATGGTGCTCATCGCCGCGGCCGCGCTCGGTGCGGCCATGATCATGATCGGATGCCTCGCCGCCGAGCCCGTCGCCGTCTACGCGGCGGTCGCACTCTGGGGCGTCGCCTACGGCGGAGCTCCCACGCTGCTGCAGTCGGCCCCCGCGCGCATCGCCGGCAGTGCCGCCGACGTCGCCCAGTCGATGGTCGTCGCGACCTGGAACGGATCGATCGCGGTCGGCGCCTTCATCGGCGGCCTCGTGCTCGAGGCCGCCGGCGTCGCGTCCCTGCCGTGGGTCGCGCTCGGCCTCGTCGCGCTCGCGGCGCTCATCGCGTCGACGTCGCGCGCCGCGTTCGCGCCGCTGCGCTGA
- a CDS encoding DUF4229 domain-containing protein, whose product MKSVPVWIWYTAIRVVLFAAPLAVLLIAGVNVWLSTAVAALFGLSASLIFLRKPRNAMSHDLYEARHREKPLVREDDAEEDAAVDAATDGARKPE is encoded by the coding sequence GTGAAATCCGTACCCGTCTGGATCTGGTACACGGCGATCCGCGTCGTGCTCTTCGCCGCGCCGCTGGCCGTGCTGCTGATCGCGGGCGTGAACGTCTGGCTGTCGACGGCCGTCGCCGCACTCTTCGGGCTGAGCGCGTCGCTCATCTTCCTGCGCAAGCCCCGCAACGCCATGTCGCACGACCTCTACGAGGCGCGCCACCGCGAGAAGCCGCTCGTGCGCGAGGACGACGCTGAGGAAGACGCGGCCGTGGATGCCGCAACCGACGGGGCCCGCAAGCCCGAGTAA
- a CDS encoding MerR family transcriptional regulator, with the protein MRIGELASQTGVSTRLLRYYEAQGLITSMRESNGYRDYPDGAVERVGQVRDLIDAGIPTAVILDMLPCLASVTDPETPVIQRALAESLAERRAQLDQRIGCLAKNRDAITAYLDRATITG; encoded by the coding sequence GTGCGCATCGGTGAACTGGCCTCGCAGACCGGGGTGTCGACCCGGCTGCTGCGCTACTACGAGGCCCAGGGGCTCATCACGTCGATGCGCGAGAGCAACGGCTACCGTGACTACCCCGACGGCGCGGTCGAACGGGTCGGGCAGGTGCGCGACCTCATCGATGCCGGCATCCCGACCGCCGTCATCCTCGACATGCTGCCGTGCCTCGCGAGCGTCACCGACCCCGAGACGCCCGTCATCCAGCGCGCGCTCGCCGAATCGCTCGCCGAGCGCCGCGCCCAGCTCGACCAGCGCATCGGATGCCTCGCGAAGAACCGCGACGCGATCACCGCCTATCTCGACCGGGCGACGATCACCGGGTGA
- a CDS encoding o-succinylbenzoate synthase, whose translation MPADDQPAPHAHSEATALPSLDDLLASARVVALPLVTRFRGIDVREAMVFEGPRGWTEFSPFAEYGDDEASAWLAAAIDFGWNAPPTALRDRIPVNATVPAVDPDSVPAVLARFAGCRTAKVKVAGSDQTLAQDVARVRAVRDVLGPEGRVRVDANGGWNVDEAEHAIHALAPFDLEYVEQPCATVDELAEIRRRTKYMGIPIAADESVRRADDPLAVAEAGAADLLVIKAQPLGGIRRALAIVEAAGLPVVVSSALDTSVGLAMGAQLAASVPSLEFDCGLGTASLLAADVTGSPLVAEGGSIAVGRIVPDPVLLDRYEATEERVDWWLERLGRCFEVLRDAR comes from the coding sequence ATGCCAGCCGACGACCAGCCCGCGCCGCACGCACATTCCGAGGCCACCGCGCTCCCCTCGCTCGACGACCTGCTCGCGAGCGCCCGGGTGGTGGCATTGCCGCTCGTGACCCGGTTCCGCGGCATCGACGTGCGCGAGGCCATGGTCTTCGAGGGGCCTCGGGGCTGGACCGAGTTCAGCCCCTTCGCCGAGTACGGCGACGACGAGGCATCCGCCTGGCTGGCCGCGGCGATCGACTTCGGCTGGAACGCACCGCCGACAGCCTTGCGCGACCGCATCCCCGTGAACGCGACCGTGCCCGCCGTCGATCCCGACAGCGTGCCCGCGGTGCTCGCCCGGTTCGCCGGGTGCCGCACGGCGAAGGTGAAGGTCGCGGGCTCCGACCAGACCCTCGCGCAGGACGTCGCGCGCGTGCGCGCCGTGCGCGACGTGCTCGGCCCCGAGGGGCGCGTGCGCGTCGACGCCAACGGCGGCTGGAACGTCGACGAGGCCGAGCACGCGATCCACGCCCTCGCGCCGTTCGACCTCGAATACGTCGAGCAGCCGTGCGCGACGGTCGACGAGCTCGCCGAGATCCGCCGTCGCACGAAGTACATGGGCATCCCGATCGCGGCCGACGAGAGCGTGCGCCGCGCCGACGACCCGCTCGCCGTCGCCGAGGCGGGTGCCGCCGACCTGCTCGTGATCAAGGCGCAGCCGCTCGGCGGCATCCGCCGAGCACTCGCGATCGTCGAAGCGGCGGGCCTGCCGGTCGTCGTATCGAGCGCGCTCGACACGAGCGTCGGCCTCGCGATGGGCGCCCAGCTGGCCGCATCGGTGCCGTCGCTCGAGTTCGATTGCGGGCTCGGCACGGCGTCGCTGCTCGCCGCGGATGTCACGGGGTCGCCGCTCGTCGCCGAAGGCGGGTCGATCGCGGTCGGCCGGATCGTTCCCGACCCGGTGCTGCTCGACCGGTACGAGGCGACCGAGGAGCGGGTGGACTGGTGGCTCGAGCGGCTCGGTCGCTGCTTCGAGGTGCTGCGCGACGCGCGGTGA
- a CDS encoding AMP-binding protein → MKPLIRVSAEDASALTRALAEALAGGPAVWPVPADAAPASSAPASPAPASPAPAAQVRSGGAFPQDAGEIGPDSGGNAPPKRTADCSADRAAAEVGDGVALVVETSGSTDRPKRVVLSAEALEASAHATHDALGGPGQWLLALPGHYIAGAQVLVRGILAGTETVVLGGGGDGFRPAAFAETSARMLPNVPHYTSLVPVQLARVVEAAERDAFIAAALRSFDAILVGGQALGAEVAARADALGARIVRTYGSSETAGGCVYDGEPIGDTRIRFVEGAIELAGSSLADGYLDDPERTAAAFVVDRGTRWYRTGDLGELDADTGRLRVRGRADDVMISGGVKVVLGEVERAVRRLDGFADAVVVAVPDAEWGERAAVVVGAPVGDDEFALGRLRQATDAAGLSPAARPVRLVVAAPWPLLASGKPDRRALAAAARR, encoded by the coding sequence GTGAAACCGCTCATCCGGGTTTCCGCCGAGGATGCCTCGGCGCTGACCCGTGCCCTCGCCGAGGCTCTCGCCGGAGGCCCCGCGGTGTGGCCCGTGCCCGCCGATGCCGCGCCTGCGTCGTCCGCGCCTGCGTCGCCCGCGCCTGCATCGCCCGCGCCCGCTGCGCAGGTGCGTTCCGGGGGTGCTTTTCCGCAAGATGCGGGGGAGATCGGCCCGGATTCTGGCGGAAATGCACCCCCGAAACGCACGGCGGACTGCTCGGCGGATCGCGCGGCCGCCGAGGTCGGCGACGGAGTCGCGCTCGTCGTCGAGACGAGCGGGTCGACCGACCGACCCAAGCGCGTTGTGCTGTCGGCCGAGGCGCTCGAGGCGAGCGCGCACGCGACGCACGATGCGCTCGGCGGCCCCGGTCAGTGGCTGCTCGCGCTGCCGGGCCACTACATCGCCGGCGCGCAGGTGCTCGTGCGCGGCATCCTCGCCGGCACCGAGACGGTCGTGCTCGGCGGCGGAGGCGACGGGTTCCGTCCGGCCGCATTCGCCGAGACATCCGCCCGCATGCTGCCGAACGTGCCGCACTACACGTCGCTCGTGCCGGTGCAGCTCGCACGGGTGGTCGAGGCGGCCGAGCGCGACGCATTCATCGCGGCGGCGCTGCGGTCGTTCGACGCGATCCTGGTCGGCGGCCAGGCGCTCGGCGCCGAGGTCGCCGCCCGCGCCGATGCGCTCGGCGCGCGCATCGTGCGCACCTACGGCTCGAGCGAGACCGCGGGGGGCTGCGTCTACGACGGGGAGCCGATCGGCGACACCCGCATCCGGTTCGTCGAGGGGGCGATCGAGCTCGCGGGGTCGAGCCTCGCCGACGGATACCTCGACGATCCCGAACGCACTGCCGCGGCCTTCGTCGTCGACCGCGGCACTCGCTGGTATCGCACGGGCGATCTCGGCGAGCTCGACGCCGACACCGGACGCCTGCGCGTGCGCGGCCGCGCCGACGACGTGATGATCTCGGGCGGCGTGAAGGTCGTGCTCGGCGAGGTCGAGCGCGCCGTGCGCCGGCTCGATGGATTCGCCGACGCGGTCGTCGTCGCGGTGCCCGACGCCGAGTGGGGCGAGCGCGCGGCCGTCGTGGTGGGTGCGCCCGTCGGCGACGACGAGTTCGCGCTCGGCCGGCTACGACAGGCGACGGATGCCGCGGGCCTCAGTCCCGCCGCCCGGCCGGTGCGGCTCGTGGTGGCCGCCCCGTGGCCGCTGCTCGCGTCGGGCAAGCCCGATCGCCGGGCGCTCGCGGCCGCCGCTCGGCGCTGA
- a CDS encoding PLDc N-terminal domain-containing protein, with product MARLLFGLVVAVAIFMIYAVVDCAMIDRSRIRGIARGWWIIVILIIPVIGGLLWFIVGRARAERLPGGRRRTVAPDDDADFLRRLGDDQAQSERIRRLEAELADLDGEADASDGGHGAGRKAEPGKRPDNPETPGDPGSTGRPNA from the coding sequence ATGGCACGGCTGCTCTTCGGACTCGTCGTCGCCGTGGCGATCTTCATGATCTACGCGGTCGTCGACTGCGCGATGATCGATCGCTCCCGCATCCGCGGCATCGCGCGCGGGTGGTGGATCATCGTGATCCTCATCATCCCCGTCATCGGCGGCCTGCTGTGGTTCATCGTCGGCCGTGCACGCGCCGAGCGACTGCCGGGCGGTCGTCGACGCACGGTCGCCCCCGACGACGACGCCGACTTCCTGCGTCGCCTGGGCGACGACCAGGCGCAGTCCGAGCGCATCCGCCGGCTCGAGGCCGAGCTCGCCGATCTCGACGGCGAGGCGGATGCCTCCGACGGTGGCCACGGCGCGGGTCGCAAGGCCGAGCCCGGCAAGCGCCCCGACAACCCCGAGACGCCCGGCGACCCCGGCTCCACGGGCCGTCCGAATGCCTGA
- a CDS encoding MarR family winged helix-turn-helix transcriptional regulator codes for MSSKAEVSARISELMQLVIASSVMSNERIARSMGINVVDLQALGFIARSSAPMTAGEVSQATELPTSTTTRVLDRLEKQGYIERSHDPADRRRVVVQLAPGALAGAGSGGEDDPYREILEGMRRLHEGFTVDELEVVARYLDAVKDVR; via the coding sequence ATGTCAAGCAAGGCCGAGGTCTCCGCACGCATCTCCGAGCTCATGCAGCTCGTGATCGCCTCGTCGGTCATGTCGAACGAGCGCATCGCGCGATCGATGGGCATCAACGTCGTCGACCTGCAGGCGCTCGGGTTCATCGCCCGCAGCAGCGCTCCCATGACGGCCGGCGAGGTGAGCCAGGCGACCGAGCTGCCGACGAGCACCACGACGCGCGTGCTCGACCGGCTCGAGAAGCAGGGCTACATCGAGCGGTCGCACGACCCGGCCGACCGGCGCCGCGTCGTCGTGCAGCTCGCGCCCGGCGCGCTCGCGGGGGCCGGGTCGGGCGGTGAGGACGACCCGTACCGCGAGATCCTCGAGGGGATGCGGCGCCTGCACGAGGGTTTCACGGTCGACGAGCTCGAAGTGGTCGCGCGTTATCTCGACGCGGTGAAGGACGTGCGGTGA